The Thermodesulfobacteriota bacterium genome includes the window CGAACAGCGGGGTGGACAGATAGCGCTCGGCAGCATCCGGGAAGATCACGACGATGGTCCTGCCGGCCAGCGCCGGCAGGCTGGCCAGGCGTACGGCCACCAGGCCGGCGGCACCGCTGGAGATGCCGGCCAGGATGCCCTCTTCCAGGGCGAGGCGGCGGGTAAAGGCGATGGCCTCGGCGCTGTCCACCTGCTCCACCCGGTCCACCATGGTCAGGTCCAAGGTATCCGGGATGAAGCCGGCGCCGATGCCCTGGATCTTGTGGGGACCCGGCTGCAAGGCCTGGCCGGCCAGCTGCTGGGCGATGACCGGGCTTTCCTTGGGCTCCACCGCCACCGACAGGATGGCCTTGCCGCAGGTCTTCTTGATGTAGCGGGAGACACCGGTGATGGTGCCGCCGGTGCCGACGCCGGCCACCAGCGCATCCACCGCACCGCCGGTGTCGTTCCAGATCTCGGGGCCGGTGGTCTCTTCGTGGATGGCGGGATTGGCCGGGTTCTTGAACTGCTGCGGCAGGAACCAGCGTCCGGGATCCGAGGCAGCCAGGTCCTCGGCCCGAGCCACCGCCCCCTTCATGCCCTCGGCCCCCGGCGTCAGGATGAGGCTGGCACCCAGGGCGGCCAGCACCCGGCGCCGCTCGATGCTCATGGTCTCCGGCATGGTGAGCGTCAGCCTGTAGCCCCGCGCCGCGGCCACATAGGCCAGGGCGATGCCGGTGTTGCCGGAGGTCGGCTCCACGATCTCCCGGCCCGGCCCGAGGAGACCCCGGGCCTCGGCGTCCCAGATCATGCTGGCACCGATGCGGCATTTGACGGAATAGGCCGGGTTTCGGCCCTCGATCTTGGCCAGCACCGTGGCGCCGGTCCCGGCGGTGACGCGGTTCAGGCGGATGAGGGGGGTGTTGCCGATGGAGCGGGAGTT containing:
- the cysK gene encoding cysteine synthase A, which produces MARIYEDNSRSIGNTPLIRLNRVTAGTGATVLAKIEGRNPAYSVKCRIGASMIWDAEARGLLGPGREIVEPTSGNTGIALAYVAAARGYRLTLTMPETMSIERRRVLAALGASLILTPGAEGMKGAVARAEDLAASDPGRWFLPQQFKNPANPAIHEETTGPEIWNDTGGAVDALVAGVGTGGTITGVSRYIKKTCGKAILSVAVEPKESPVIAQQLAGQALQPGPHKIQGIGAGFIPDTLDLTMVDRVEQVDSAEAIAFTRRLALEEGILAGISSGAAGLVAVRLASLPALAGRTIVVIFPDAAERYLSTPLFEGVGG